Proteins encoded together in one Camelina sativa cultivar DH55 chromosome 9, Cs, whole genome shotgun sequence window:
- the LOC104715259 gene encoding uncharacterized protein LOC104715259, whose protein sequence is MRAYRVSEFTTIFNDIRIQKPELATYLEKIDVRLWSRANFPGNRYGIMTSNIAESMNNVLLNAREYPIACLLDELRKLISKWFMRRRERAMSQPTLFTPKVEKTLKKRTVIANTLYVQHIDAHRSHVNGGELACVVDLQQMRCTFCVYNIDKIPCEHALAAAMKHPNLSEETLI, encoded by the exons ATGAGAGCTTACAGAGTTTCTGAGTTCACTACGATATTCAATGACATTCGAATTCAAAAGCCTGAGCTTGCGACATATTTGGAGAAGATTGATGTTCGTTTGTGGTCTCGAGCAAATTTTCCAGGAAATAGGTATGGTATAATGACAAGCAACATCGCCGAGTCTATGAATAATGTTCTTTTAAATGCGCGTGAATATCCTATTGCTTGTTTATTAGATGAGTTGCGAAAGTTGATTTCGAAGTGGTTTATGAGACGTCGGGAGCGCGCTATGTCACAACCAACTCTGTTCACTCCTAAAGTtgaaaaaactttgaaaaaaagaaCTGTTATTGCCAATACTCTTTATGTGCAACACATAGATGCTCATCGTAGCCATGTCAATGGCGGTGAACTTGCTTGTGTCGTTGATCTACAACAG ATGCGTTGCACTTTTTGtgtttataatattgataagaTTCCATGTGAACACGCTCTTGCTGCTGCTATGAAGCATCCCAATCTATCCGAAGAAACACTCATATGA